The Syntrophorhabdales bacterium genome segment GGCTCTGTCTCGCAAAAGGGAGCACCTTCGTTGACCTCGGGTGCGGCCGGGGAGAGTACGCGATCGAGGCGGCCTTACGCATCGGGGAAAAAGGCATCGCTTACGCGATAGACCTCTGGGAAGACGGACTCGTTGTCCTTGCCACAGAAGCCGAGTTCAGAGACCTGCCGCAACTGAGAGTGGTCGCTGCTGACATATGCAGCACATTGCCAGTTGACGGTGCCAGTATCGATGTCTGTTTTGCCGCCGTGGTGTTTCACGACCTGGTCCAGGAAGGTTGTGCTGAGAGCATGCTTGAAGAGGCGCACAGGATTTTGAAGCCTCACGGCAGGCTGGCGATTCTCGAATTCAAGAAATTCGACGGCCATCCGGGCCCACCCATTTCCGTTAAGCTTTCGCCTGATCAGGTGGAGCAGATCGTTGCCCCTCATGGCTTCGCGCGAAACGAGGTAACGGAAGTCGGTCCCTACAATTATCTGATCACGTTCGAGTCTGTGTTCCATGCAGCAGCCAACGATTGACAGCGGGGCGTGATAAACTCAATGTTAATCCCTAAGTCCACTCCACTGCAACCACGCCACCCCGAGGCTGTAGAAACTCAACAACCTAAGTTGAACGGTACAGGTGTCCGGATTATAATAATATCAGTTGACGGGAAATTGGACACAAGGAGAAGAAGATCACATGTCTAGAGAACACTGTGCGAATGTTTTAACAGTGCTTTCATTCTTTGCCGGAGGACTGTTGGGGTTGGGCATTGCGATGCTCATGGCACCGCAGGGGAGCCAGATAAGGGCCAAGATAAAAAGCGCTGTCGGAAGAAAGGAAAGGCTGACAAGGGAGCAGATCATCGAGGAAGGTATGCAGTGCGCTGTACCCGAAGGAATAGACATCTGTTATCCGGAAGAGGCAGAAGAATCGCAAGACTGACTAAGCCGGGTGGACAGGATTCCGCTCTCAGGCATCCCTCTACATTGCGAAGACAAGCATGATAAAGCCCGCAACCATCAGGCTGGCACCAATGAACCGTTCCCTTATCCCCGATTCCATGAATAGAACGAATCCATACATTACACCGATCAGTACAGCAAGTCTCCTGGCCGATATGATGTACGCCACCTTCGTGAGGCTGAGGCCGACCACATAAGAGATTGTACCGACAAACTCCCATATGCCCGGAAACAGAGCAGCCCTGAAAACCTCCGCGCTCTTGACCCCTCTCCACTCGGTTCTTGCGCAGTAGAGAGCGACCGGTGTCAGAAGGATAAAAAAACCCGTCCAGTAGACAATGGCAAAGAAAATGGGTGAGGAGTCCATTATTGCCTTCTTGCTGAGTGAGGCTGTGACGCTGTAGATGAAGGCCACGAGTATCATGTAGACTGAGCCCCGCTCTCTGAAAATTGCGGCAAGAGGTTGCAAGATGCCTTTTTTGAATTCCTTCATGTGGAGCGCGTACCCGCCGATGGTTATGCATAGTACACCGAGCACTCCCAGCCCTGAAATCTTCTCCCCGATGAGCACATAGGAGACTCCGATGAGAAAAACCGGAGTGAGTGAGAGAAAAGGCAACGTGAGACTCAAGGGCGAGCTTTTCAGGGCCTTGATGTACAGAACGATCGCTATGACTTCCAAGGGCAGGGCAACAGAGAGAAGCTTCCAGAATTCGTCACCGACGTGAGGAATGGAGATGAGAGGTAGCATGGCAAGCAGCATGATTGTTGCGATGAAATAGGCGAGCCAGGTGACAAGGTACTCGTTGTATTTGAGGAACATCTTTTTTAAGAGGGCATTATTGGTCGCAAGAGAGAAAGCTGACAGGAGACCGAACAGTATCCAGAGGTGCTGCATGGCCTCATACTCTATATGAACATACGTCGAATATCCAGCCGCAAGAAAGAGGTATCACACCAGGGAGCCGGCACAGAAACACCCCGCTGTTGACTTTCTGGCACGTTACAGTAAAATGTTTTGTTGGACGTACGCATTTTCCCAAGCCAATCGCAAGGAGCTATGCAGAATGACCACGCAAGAACTGGCAGAACTCTTTCTCGTCTCTCTCTACGACATGGCGGAAGCCGCACCCCATCCTTATTTCCTTTTCACCATGAATGAGTTTGTTCCGAGGATGGGAATTACTGACATGTCAGAACTCCGCAAGGCCCTGGATATCCTGGAAGAAAAGGGGTTGATCTATCTTGCTTCCACAGACAACTGGGGAGGCGTCAGCGCAGGAATCACGATGGATGGCTCGGTATTCGTGGAAAAAGGCGGGGAGACCGGAATTATTGAACGCTACCGCAAGGACCCGGCATCGGTAGGCATAGTGTCCCAGACTGACGCAGCATCTCTAATCCAACAGACAGTTCTTGAATCCGTGAGCCCTCCCGGGCCGCGCAATATGCAGCCTCCTGTCCCTGATGCGCCGGACAATGTGCTGGACACGGTTGTCGCCGAAATGGCAACCACAGTCAGGACCGAAGGCGGCATGGACTCCGCCACCAGAGCAGACCTGATTGCCGACATCGATACCTTGAGGATTCAGCTATTGAGGGGCAAAAAGAATGAAACGGTCATAAGAGCAATTCTCGATAACCTGTCGGCATTTCCTTCTCTCGCGCCTCTCGCCAGGCTTATTCTCCGATTGACGTAACGGAGCACACAAAGGAGGGTACCATGCATCGCAGAGCATTCCTGAAGACGCTGCTTGCAGGAGCAGGATTGACGCTTATCGGTCGGCCTGAAACCTATGCCATGAAGTTATTCCCGAACCAGGGCAGACAGAGATGGGCCATCCTTTTCGGCTCGCGTTACGGAAGCACGAGGGATGCCTCCATCTGGATATCAGAAGGGATGGGAGGTGCTGCGGATG includes the following:
- a CDS encoding YtxH domain-containing protein, which gives rise to MSREHCANVLTVLSFFAGGLLGLGIAMLMAPQGSQIRAKIKSAVGRKERLTREQIIEEGMQCAVPEGIDICYPEEAEESQD
- a CDS encoding DMT family transporter, which translates into the protein MQHLWILFGLLSAFSLATNNALLKKMFLKYNEYLVTWLAYFIATIMLLAMLPLISIPHVGDEFWKLLSVALPLEVIAIVLYIKALKSSPLSLTLPFLSLTPVFLIGVSYVLIGEKISGLGVLGVLCITIGGYALHMKEFKKGILQPLAAIFRERGSVYMILVAFIYSVTASLSKKAIMDSSPIFFAIVYWTGFFILLTPVALYCARTEWRGVKSAEVFRAALFPGIWEFVGTISYVVGLSLTKVAYIISARRLAVLIGVMYGFVLFMESGIRERFIGASLMVAGFIMLVFAM
- a CDS encoding methyltransferase domain-containing protein codes for the protein MEKQLPGAGMSSFDLIHVQILFERLCLAKGSTFVDLGCGRGEYAIEAALRIGEKGIAYAIDLWEDGLVVLATEAEFRDLPQLRVVAADICSTLPVDGASIDVCFAAVVFHDLVQEGCAESMLEEAHRILKPHGRLAILEFKKFDGHPGPPISVKLSPDQVEQIVAPHGFARNEVTEVGPYNYLITFESVFHAAAND